A single region of the Gossypium arboreum isolate Shixiya-1 chromosome 12, ASM2569848v2, whole genome shotgun sequence genome encodes:
- the LOC108460654 gene encoding transketolase, chloroplastic-like, whose product MASTSSLTLSQALLARTIFSDGSTQFSDCSVSLPTTTFSGLKLTTPRSRRVLPTRFNRSLRVRSAAVETIGTPAETSLLEKSVNTIRFLAIDAVEKANSGHPGLPMGCAPMGHILYDEIMRYNPKNPYWFNRDRFVLSAGHGCMLQYALLHLAGYDSVQEDDLKNFRQWQSRTPGHPENFETPGVEVTTGPLGQGIANAVGLALAEKHLAARFNKPDNEIVDHYTYAILGDGCQMEGVANEACSLAGHWGLGKLIAFYDDNHISIDGDTEIAFTENVEERFKGLGWHVIWVKNGNTGYDEIRAAIKEAKAVKDKPTLIKVTTTIGYGSPNKANSYSVHGSALGAKEVDATRKNLVWPHEPFHVPEDVKGHWSRLVQQGAALEAEWNAKFAEYEKKYKDEAAELKLIITAELPAGWEKALPTYTPESPADATRNLSQQNLNALVKVLPGFFGGSADLASSNMTLLKMYGNFQKDTPEERNLRFGVREHGMGAICNGIAHHSPGLIPYCATFFVFTDYMRAAIRMSALSQAGVIYVMTHDSIGLGEDGPTHQPIEHLASLRAMPNVFMLRPADGNETAGAYKVAILNRNTPSIIALSRQKLTQLPGTSIKGVEKGGYIISDNSSGNNPDIILIGTGSELEIAAKAADELRKAGKAVRVVSLVSWELFDNQSDAYKESVLPSGVSARVSIEAGSTFGWEKIVGSKGKAIGIDRFGASAPAGRLYKEFGLTPEAVVAAAKELC is encoded by the exons ATGGCCTCTACTTCATCTCTCACTCTGTCTCAAGCTCTCCTAGCTCGAACCATCTTTTCCGATGGGTCCACCCAATTCTCCGACTGCAGTGTTTCACTTCCCACCACCACTTTTTCCGGTCTCAAGCTCACTACCCCACGCTCCCGTCGAGTCCTTCCCACGCGCTTTAACCGGAGTCTCCGAGTCCGTTCCGCTGCCGTCGAGACAATCGGCACTCCTGCCGAGACTTCCTTATTGGAAAAATCAGTCAACACGATCAGATTCTTAGCTATTGATGCTGTCGAAAAGGCTAATTCCGGTCACCCTGGGTTACCCATGGGTTGTGCTCCGATGGGTCACATTTTATACGATGAAATCATGAGGTATAATCCTAAGAACCCTTATTGGTTCAACCGTGATCGTTTCGTCTTGTCTGCTGGTCATGGTTGTATGTTGCAATATGCTCTGCTTCACCTTGCTGGTTATGATAGTGTTCAG GAAGATGATTTGAAGAATTTTCGTCAATGGCAAAGCAGAACACCAGGACATCCTGAGAATTTTGAAACACCTGGAGTTGAAGTTACAACTG GTCCTCTTGGTCAAGGTATTGCAAATGCTGTCGGATTGGCTCTAGCCGAGAAGCACCTAGCTGCTAGGTTCAACAAGCCTGACAATGAGATTGTTGATCACTACAC GTATGCTATTTTAGGTGATGGTTGTCAAATGGAGGGTGTTGCGAACGAAGCTTGTTCGCTTGCCGGACACTGGGGACTTGGAAAGCTTATAGCTTTCTACGATGATAATCACATTTCGATCGATGGTGACACTGAAATTGCCTTTACTGAGAATGTCGAGGAACGTTTTAAGGGGCTTGGGTGGCATGTTATTTGGGTCAAGAATGGGAATACTGGTTACGATGAGATTCGTGCTGCTATTAAGGAAGCAAAGGCTGTCAAAGACAAGCCCACTTTGATCAAG GTGACAACCACTATTGGTTATGGATCTCCAAACAAGGCAAACTCGTACAGCGTTCACGGTAGTGCATTGGGTGCCAAGGAAGTGGATGCTACTAGGAAAAACCTTGTGTGGCCACACGAGCCATTCCATGTACCCGAAGATGTTAAAGG GCATTGGAGTCGCCTTGTCCAACAGGGAGCTGCCCTTGAAGCAGAATGGAATGCAAAGTTTGCTGAATACGAGAAGAAATACAAAGATGAAGCTGCAGAGCTCAAATTAATCATCACCGCTGAACTACCGGCCGGATGGGAGAAGGCACTTCCA ACATATACTCCGGAGAGCCCCGCTGATGCTACCAGAAACCTCTCTCAACAAAATCTCAATGCTCTCGTAAAAGTACTCCCTGGTTTTTTTGGTGGAAGTGCAGACCTTGCTTCTTCCAACATGACCTTGCTCAAAATGTATGGTAATTTCCAGAAAGACACCCCTGAGGAACGTAATCTTAGGTTCGGTGTTAGAGAACACGGAATGGGAGCCATCTGCAATGGCATTGCACATCACAGCCCCGGACTTATTCCGTACTGTGCTACTTTCTTCGTTTTCACTGACTACATGAGAGCTGCTATTAGGATGTCTGCATTGAGTCAAGCGGGAGTTATTTACGTTATGACCCATGATTCCATTGGTCTCGGGGAAGACGGACCAACCCACCAACCAATCGAGCACTTAGCTAGCCTCCGTGCAATGCCTAATGTTTTCATGCTTCGTCCAGCTGATGGAAACGAAACTGCCGGTGCATACAAAGTTGCTATCCTCAACAGGAACACTCCCTCCATTATCGCACTCTCTCGACAAAAACTAACCCAACTACCCGGAACTTCCATCAAGGGGGTCGAAAAAGGTGGCTACATAATATCagacaattcttcaggaaacaacCCTGACATAATCCTGATCGGAACTGGCTCTGAGCTGGAAATTGCCGCTAAAGCTGCCGATGAACTAAGGAAGGCTGGAAAAGCTGTTCGGGTCGTCTCCCTTGTTTCTTGGGAACTCTTCGATAATCAATCAGACGCCTACAAAGAAAGTGTTTTACCATCTGGTGTATCAGCTAGGGTAAGTATTGAGGCGGGATCAACTTTTGGGTGGGAAAAGATTGTGGGATCGAAAGGGAAGGCAATCGGAATCGATCGGTTCGGGGCAAGTGCACCAGCTGGTAGATTATACAAAGAATTCGGTTTAACACCAGAGGCTGTTGTTGCAGCAGCAAAGGAACTTTGCTAG
- the LOC108460684 gene encoding 3-phosphoshikimate 1-carboxyvinyltransferase 2, with protein MATQVGKIDNGTQKTCVLPNVSKTQNPKHVPFVSFKSNLNGKTSSWGLVVKNNGKFGSIKARSLKVSASTATAEKPSRASEIVLQPINEISGTVKLPGSKSLSNRILLLAALSEGTTVVENLLNSDDVHHMLVALGKLGLYVKHDSEKKQAIVEGCGGQFPVGKGEGQEIELFLGNAGTAMRPLTAAIAAAGGNSSYVLDGVPRMRERPIGDLVTGLKQLGADVDCILGTNCPPVRIEGKGGLPGGKVKLSGSISSQYLTALLMAAPLALGDVEIEIIDKLISIPYVEMTMKLMERFGVTVEHTDSWDRFFIRGGQKYMSPGNAYVEGDASSASYFLAGAAVTGGTVTVEGCGTSSLQGDIKFAEVLEMMGAKVTWTENSVTVTGPPRNSSGRKHLRAIDVNMNKMPDVAMTLAVVALYADGPTAIRDVASWRVKETERMIAICTELRKLGATVEEGPDYCVITPPEKLNVTAIDTYDDHRMAMAFSLAACAEVPVTIKDPGCTRKTFPDYFEVLDRVTKH; from the exons ATGGCAACGCAGGTTGGCAAAATCGACAATGGAACACAAAAAACATGTGTTCTTCCCAATGTTTCAAAAACCCAGAATCCCAAACATGTTCCTTTTGtttcattcaaatcaaatctcaatggaaAGACAAGTTCTTGGGGTTTGGTTGTGAAGAACAATGGGAAATTTGGGTCAATAAAGGCTCGGTCTTTGAAGGTTTCTGCTTCAACAGCAACAGCTGAGAAACCATCTAGAGCTTCAGAGATTGTGCTTCAACCAATTAATGAAATTTCGGGTACTGTTAAGTTACCTGGGTCTAAATCATTGTCTAATCGGATCCTGCTCTTAGCTGCTTTATCTGAG GGAACTACTGTGGTTGAAAATCTGTTGAACAGTGATGATGTTCATCACATGCTTGTTGCTTTGGGTAAACTTGGTCTGTATGTGAAACATGATAGTGAAAAGAAACAAGCCATTGTTGAAGGTTGTGGTGGTCAGTTTCCAGTCGGAAAAGGTGAAGGTCAAGAAATAGAGCTTTTCCTCGGGAATGCTGGAACTGCAATGCGACCACTTACTGCCGCTATTGCAGCTGCCGGTGGCAATTCGAG CTACGTACTTGATGGCGTACCCCGAATGAGAGAGAGGCCGATCGGGGACTTAGTTACTGGTCTTAAGCAGCTCGGTGCTGATGTTGATTGCATTCTTGGCACGAATTGTCCCCCTGTTCGTATAGAAGGAAAGGGTGGTCTTCCCGGGGGAAAG GTGAAACTCTCTGGGTCTATTAGTAGTCAATACTTGACAGCTTTACTCATGGCGGCTCCGTTGGCTCTTGGGGATGTGGAAATTGAGATAATTGATAAACTTATTTCCATCCCATATGTTGAAATGACTATGAAGTTGATGGAAAGGTTTGGGGTCACCGTGGAGCACACGGATAGCTGGGATCGATTCTTTATCCGAGGAGGTCAAAAGTATAT GTCTCCTGGAAATGCTTATGTTGAAGGTGATGCTTCGAGTGCCAGTTACTTCCTTGCGGGTGCAGCAGTCACGGGTGGGACTGTCACAGTAGAAGGATGTGGAACAAGTAGTTTACAG GGTGATATAAAATTTGCCGAGGTTCTTGAGATGATGGGTGCCAAAGTCACCTGGACCGAGAATAGCGTAACTGTCACCGGACCCCCAAGAAATTCCTCGGGGAGGAAACACTTGCGTGCTATTGATGTCAACATGAACAAAATGCCGGACGTTGCTATGACTCTTGCTGTTGTTGCTCTTTACGCTGATGGTCCAACTGCCATAAGAGATG TGGCAAGTTGGAGAGTGAAGGAGACCGAAAGGATGATTGCTATATGCACAGAACTCCGGAAG CTCGGAGCAACAGTCGAAGAAGGGCCGGATTATTGCGTGATCACACCACCAGAGAAATTAAACGTGACAGCAATCGATACTTATGATGATCACCGAATGGCCATGGCATTCTCTCTAGCCGCATGCGCTGAGGTTCCAGTTACCATCAAGGATCCTGGTTGTACCCGGAAAACCTTCCCTGATTACTTTGAAGTTCTCGATAGAGTTAC